ttagaagcaactcctctaatcgacaccctctgtttcctatacatcaaccagttcataatccatctacttacattaccctgaatgcctacagcttccaatttgaggatcagtctttggtacCCTTGGAGAGTTTGTAAGCAGTGTGAAATGCTGAACCCCGGCCTCTCTTTCAGATCCTGGGCTACATCGCCAAAGGCTCCTATGGACCCATTCTGAAGGTGAAGGACCGGACCAAGCAGAAGACATATGCGGTGAAGGTGAGCTGAGATTCAGAACTCCCGTCTCCCCTCACTTGGGTACCAGTTCATTTGCCAGCTGTGCGAACCCTGAGGGACTTCTAGGTGCAGGGCTACTATGTGTTGTTTATAAAGAATGAACCATCGTCCAAGGAGAAGACAACTCATGTCAAGAATCAGCTTCTATCAAAATTAGACTTGAATTCCACGTGTATGCACTGTCAGTCTGAATTAGCAGCACACAGCCTGGCTTCACTTGGCGTCTAAACACGGATGATATGCCATGTGCTGATGCAGCCAGCAGGATTCACAACTTCTCATGGCTAACCACCCTCTCCCACGGCACTGATGTACATTACTGAGCAGCAAGTTCCACCTGCACAAACGAGCTGCAGCATGTGGTGCATATGTTTGAGCTTAATATATTGttggatttgtatttatttatttaaccccTGTCTCTTTGAAGGTTTTGCCCAAATCGGAGATACTTCGACATGGTGTGCTGGAGCAGTCCAAGGAGGAGGTCATTATTCAGGTACTGCTGACTTGAACCACTAGCTGGCTATTGCTGTGGTGAAAGAGGGCCGGTGACAGATCTCCGCTCTGCctttaacatttaattatgcAAACTAAGTGAAATCCATCTTCCCCCTGTTGCAACTCCTGCAGTCATATTGTTTTATCCACTCTCTTCCATCTGAATCAATGCCAACTCCCTATCTTCAGCTTAATGCAAGCTCGTCACCGCCAGGTCTTGGACTTGGCAAAGCCCAGCAGTTAAAATGATAGTTTTGGATTACTCCATAGCATATATTTAGATATAATCCACTGTGTGTTTATTATAGTGGCTTTAAGTGTTCATTAGAAGAAACCTTTGCTGCTCTATTAAAACGCACAGCAGCCATTCCCTCGTCCTTAAGGCCCAATCTCGTCCAGCTGCTCCACCCGTGACAGCTGCTTGTTTAGGAGGATCTTCTTGCATCCTGAAGAAGCATGTCTTGTCGTGTCAGTGAtaatatggagaaaaaaaaacgtataCCTATATAAAGCAGGCCCTCCTTTATTATTCATAGGGGCTCGATTCATAACAGTTCGAATATTTATTCAATCATGCTGGCGTCATAGCACAGGGGATGCGTTTCCTGCCATTTCCCCAGCCTCGGTGGGGCGGCCCCTCTGCCAGTGCGTCGTCCTcagcattgttgttgttgttaactcTTGCCTTGCAGCGGCAGGTTCGCCACCCTTTCCTCCACGACCTGCAGGACTGCTGGCAGACACAGCGTCACCTCTTCATTAGTGAGTgactccacacacacagactagctccctgtgtctctgtgagggGATGGGGGAGGGATtcactccaggaccagggcggAGACTGCCTGACTCACACTAGTGCCCACCAGGAAGGCCGACCTTCAGCTCAGGCTGCTATATAAGCAGGGAGGCCGTGCTTTCACCTGGAAGTGTGTACTGATGTCCAGCAGTCTCCCCAAGAGCTGCTTGGGCTCGGATGAATACATCAGATGTGAATGTGGGCTCTAGTGTGGGTCAGCTGGCCGCGCTGTGTTCCAGTGGAATCCAGCCTGAGATCGATTCAATCAAGCCAAGCAGCAGTGATTGAacctttttggttttatttttttgctcccTTGTTTTGTTTCCAACGTAAAGCAACTCTTATTTCCTGCTTCAGAACAGTACACCTAGGGTTCCCATTCAAAAGACAGGCCTGCATCGATCTGACAGGGCTGTGTGCTCTGCAGGCACGCAAGGAGACCTTTGCAATGCATTGTGTACAATACTAGGTCCACAACGAGCTCCTCAGACCAATCAAGGGGCAGCGATGATGTCCCTGTGTTCTTCTCGTTAGCTCATGCCATGCTGGGCAATTGGCAGGTGATTGACATGCTCTTTGATATGGTGGCTGAgatcaaaattataaataaatcaatcaataagccTTGGTATATTTTGCGTGCATTACCTTGCAATCCAACCTCCAGGGCCTGTCCGAAAGGGCAGATTGGAACTGGGAACACGAacgacccatctgaaagggacaAGAGTTGCTTTGAAACTTTTTCTAGTGTGGGTAGGGTCTGTCCAGGCCTCCCCCAGCCCTGAGCACTCCTCTCCTGCTCCTCCCCCTCAAACCTCAAGCCcacctccttctccttctcccctcCAGCTGACACCAACCCTCCCCAACTCTGAAGCACCTGTATAGAAAGCCTGCTCCCTGTAGAGCTCTGAATCCCCTCCACAACAGGACTTGGCCCCAGCTGAAGCACCCTTCCTCCCTCCTCGCTCCCTCTGTGTGAACGACAAGAACCACCTTTTACACCAGGCTGATTCGCTAGCGGTTTATCAATGGAGCCGTTTCTTCCAGGATCCCGGGTGAATCCCAGAACTCAGTCGTGTGCTCCCTGCTCCTGCTAAATCCGTAGTTCAGAAACGGGAGCGGTCTGGCCTGCAGCAGTTCCTGTTGTCTCTTATTCGTTGCCGCCCCTGTTGGCTTCGGGCTTTTGTGAGTCACAGCCTAATTTGGGAACAGGCAGAAAGGCACAAATGGAGAATTCTGTTTTTTGAAGCGGCGGACTGTGCACAGAAGCCTGCATATTAAGCCCCTTACATTTTTATGAACTTCGAAAGGCAATGCCTAATGAGGCACAGAAGAAAACCCAAGGTTGAAAATGGGGCTCGTCAGACAGAGGATAAAGATTTATGTTGATGTTCTAGTGATTTCCGGGTAGGCATAGGAAAACCATTCTATAGcagattgtttttttgtctCCATGAGCTGAAAGCTTGATCTGTTGATGAGGACAGCCTGTGGGGGTCCTGGTGACATTGAGAATAGGATAGGAGCCCAGGCTGTGCCCATCTGGTCCATGGCTTTCTGTGCGTGAGGCTCCCAGGCCTTGGGAGGCAGTGATCCGGGGGTGGGCGTGCCCCGCAGTGTAAACGGTGGTTGTTGGCGACggtttgtgtgtttgagtgcGAATGGGCCTTCTGGCGGGGAACAGGATAGTGACTGTGCCGtctcctctccccccccagTGTGTGAGTACTGCAGCAGCGGAGACCTGTACACCTACTGGACCATGATAGGGCAGTTCGGGGAGGACGCGGTGCGGGTGTTTGCGGCTGAGCTGGGCTCTGCGCTGGGTGAGTAGCTCCCCACTCTGCACTACATGTAATGGTTAGGTTGTGTAATTGTTTTGTGTTCAGGTTGGGTTCTGGGGTTATAATGCTTATGACGTAATCTAAAAAATATTCTTGACTTTATTCCTCTGCTGCTGTGTGCCCTCTGTAAACATGGCTTCTGCCCCTTTGTCATTGTCACTGGCAGGGTTTCTCCATGACTTTGGGATCATTCACCGAGATGTGAAGGTGAGGGCTTTTGCTCGGTCTGAAGTGAAACTGGTTTAAATGGTCCGGTGAAATGTGCAACACAGGGACCAGTGAACTGtataaaacatgcaaatacctttttcagtttatttcagTACCATTGTATGACTGATTTACTATCTACAAATGCTGGCTTGTTCTAAACATGCACTGCATTATCACAAGCAAACACAATCTGGAAGGAGACGTGCCTCCCCCTGGCAGTAGAGGCTGGGGATTGTGTAAATGGCACCAGTGCATTTCATGGTATTGCAGACACCAGTGTGCACTCAATTACATTGAGGGCTTGTACAACTGCTTCGTATAGAAATGCAACCCTAGTGTGAGTATTAATCTGTGCTGTGTTTATCTGGTTCTTTTTTAGATGGAGAATGTCCTGCTTAATGACCAAGGTAAGGAAGGAGGTTGGGAGATGAGCATGGTATTTTGACatactgttaaggtacaaactTCCCAATTCCCCTCTACCCCAACCCATGACTCTCTCAATCATCCTTTATCGGGTAGAACCTCATCAGCTGGTCTTGTTGCTGTATTACTGGAAAGCCACACTAGATGGCGCCGCAGATCAGCTGACCAAGATGAAAAATGCGAGTGACATTGGAAGCTTTGTTTTGAGTCCAGCAGCTACATATCAAAGCATCTTGTTTTCGACCTTTACTGTGGCCCTGTTTGATCAACGTTCACTCTGAAGATCTCGGAGATGGTACTTGGTAGGAACAGAGTGTGATTGAAATTGTCGATTTGGTTCAGGACACCTGAGGCTGGCAGATTTCGGGCTGTCTCGGCGCCTGGAGCGAGGAGGGAGGGCCTACACTATCTGTGGCACAATACAGTACATGGGTGAGAGACCTGGGTCAGACGGGGACTCCTCGAATACTGTCTGTCAAAATAGATTGAGGCAATCTGTTCTTTTTCTCATTCTTAATTTCTTTTGCCGTGGGGACTTGCATTTCAAGTGCAAAGGCATTATAAATTGATAAGAGCTACAGAGAGTAACAAAACATGCAGTGTACATCACAAGTTATACCATGCAGTGGAATATAGTACAGAGTTCATGAAGTACAGCGAAGGAGATTTAATGATTACACGCCCTTGTAAAACATTATTTCAGTAGATGTTTCTGGACTGCAGCtgtttgaaaatatacaaaaaccGATATCTGCGTAGTATCTGTGACTCCACCTGTCCTGACTTTAACGGCTCTGTTTGTCCCCTGCTGACTGACAGCTCCGGAGGTCCTGAGCGGGGGTCCCTACAACCATGCAGCTGATTGGTGGTCTCTGGGGATACTGTTGTTCTCATTGGCTACTGGAAAGGTGAGGTCATGATCTATCTTATTCTTACCTTCTAGATAAAGAGATGAGGACATCAGTTCTGgcagtgctttttatttttctgatcaACCATGTGACAACACTGTCCACAGAAAGCTAATTTATAATAAGCAACCAAGTGCATTTTGGGTAGGTCTTTTTTATAACATGAGTGCAACGTATGCAGCCTAAGCAATCTAAATCCTATATTGATTCCTGTACTAATTAATTGTGGATATTTTATGTGGATAAACTACGCTTGTACAATGTGCACCCTGATGGGAAAAGCCTTACTCTCCTTTgctgtgtgtgggagtgtgtgtctgtgtgtctgcagtgcTCACAGTGTCATCTTCCACAGTTCCCTGTGCCTCCCGAGCCCGACCACCGCTCCATGCTGAGGCAAGTGAGGAGCTGTCAGTATGCCATGCCTCTGTCCTTCAGCTCCGCGCTCGCCCTGCTGCTCACCGAGGTACTGCACGTTCCCCAGAACAGACATTCATTCACTCTCCtgctcttcatttttttttttctgcctggGATCCTAGAGATCTGCTCATCTGATCCTTTTTCCTGCTTTTCTTCTgtgccctctctctgtctctctggcaGCTGCTGTGCAAGAACCCGATGCGCCGCCTGCGCCTCCTAGAACGCTTCAAGAAGCAGCCCTTCTTTCGCGGCATGACCTTCGACACCCAGCTCCTGCAGAAAACGCCCATGGATCTGATTCTGGAGCTGAAGCAGCGGCCTGACCGCCCCTCCCGCGCCGGACGGGGCCTGACCCTCGACCCCTTCAAGACCTTCGACTGTGACCTGTCCCGCACCCTGGCTGCCACCGACCTCTCCCCCACTCTAACCAACATTGACCTGAGCAGAGCCATCACGCAGGGTGGCACCAGCTGAGCAGGGCCTGAGAACAAGGGGCGCTCGCACCCCAACTGAACAAACTCTTAAAGAAATGCCCTTCAGCTGCTCAGTATGCATCCTCAAGGTCGATCAGGCAGGGGTGATCAATTTGAGGTTCCAGGATCAGTGGTTTTGTAACAAACTGGATGAGAATGTTGGACAACTAAGTATCATCTGATTGGAGACCTTTTCCTGTATTCTTGTGACCTAATGTACCCCCTTTCTTATTTGTGGTGATCCACAAATGGGGACACCTCTCTGTTAGAGCCAATCAGCTGGAGAACCCAGCCAGACCAGCAGCTGGGACAGGAGAAGAGCCTGCTCTCACGGAAGACTTTAAACCACGACATGCCTCTGGCTCTGACCACAGTTCGCTTGGACGGACTGCACTGTGACTGACCCAGGCTTGGTGACCCCTGGGGGGTTGGGTTAGATTGTGATTTATGGTGCCTCCCATGGGGGTTGAGCATTTTTCTAGCTTTTTGTGCTCTCGCGTGCCTGTGGCCACAGCTGTGGAGCCAGAGATTAGACGAGGTGTTTTGATCGGTGCAGCTCAGACCCCAGCCAATGATAATGTGAGGGaggtaaaagtaaaaatgagtATCTGTTGCTTGTACTGTTTTCCTGCTGGGCCTCTTCACTCCGCAGGTGTCTATGCCTGCTGGAGCCACCGCGCTTTACACGGAGAACAGTGAAGGTGCACTTAAAGAAATCCTCTCTGAATGATTCCAGTGCGTATAGATCGCTCTGGCATGAAGCTGGAATCCTCCTGCTGGCTGCACTGAGTATTTCTCTATGGAAGGACAAGCTCTTCACTGGCTTATGGAGACAATCTCTCCTCCAGCCTTTTAAGCTTTGCAGTGCTGAGCCTGGGAGATCAGAGATGCAGTTTAGTGTAGCGGTGTAGTTCAGAAGCGTGTGTGAAGCTCGAACATTTTCCTTCCCCAGCAAAATACAAAGTCATAGGATAGTGTGTTAGCCATGAGCCTTGGCCTACCACGTCAGGTAGTTTAAATAGAGTGAGAAAGCAAATGGAAATCGACAGAGGCGCCTGCAGGCCAGCCCAGATCTCCTGCCTGTTTCTCACTTTCATCTCTCGAGCGACTCATTTGTACAGCACTGTGACATCTGATCGATGTCCTGATTTTTCCCTGGCGATCCACACAATATGTTTTCTCGCACAAGCCCATGCCTTGTGTGGCAGTGATTTTGTGAAACGCCACAGCTGCCGGCATAGAGTTTAGTAAAGCAGAGTACTGCCATCTCGCACAGTCTTCACATCAGAGACCCAATCACACATTCCTGTGGAAGGCCTGGGGGTAAAATGTCTGATTTGCAGGAAAATGGCCTAAAGTGGATGTGGGGTCAGAGGTTCCTTAATCATGTTTACATGTCTGTTCTGCTATGCACAGAGCACAGGCATCCAAGTGAGGAATTGTTAATCCTGATAAAAGTGTTCTAGTTTGTGAAATTAGCCTTGTCAACAGTGTCCTATTTTATAAAGCTTATAAACACGTTTTGTATGGGAATCGATACAGGTTAGGGAGCTGAACTGAGCCCATTTAGtgttaaaaacacagctgtgggTTACCTGGTTATATTTTCGCCTCCTGCTTAAAATGTTTTGCCTTTCCGTGTGTTTATGGGATGTACTCTTCCCAGTCAGGGCTGATGGAGCTTAATCAGGCGAAGTCACTGTGAAAGCTGAATAGGGCTTCGATAAATGTAGCCAGTGGGGTGACAAGCCATCGTTGTAATGATGCCAAAGTAGACAGCGTTCGCAATTGCTGGAGGGTCTTTTTACTGAGATATTAAAAGGAAAACCCCCACCCTACTGTCCGAACTCCAGAGGTTTTGATCCTTCTGTATACTTTAATACTAAAAGCAATATTATGCAATGCAGACGTTTAgcatttggttattttataTGCTTTCAGATATTCTGCTTCTAAGTGTCATGTTCTTGTGTTGTAGAGCTGTTCACTAAATGTACATCATGGTAGCCACAAAAGGaattaattacatatatatatattttttggtagGGATGTATTTTCAGAACTGTAATTACCAGCTATGCATTTTGTACCCGATAATCAGGAAAGTCTATATTTGTACTGTTATGATGTAATTAGATGGAATGCTGAAGTGATTTGGAAATCCTCTTTGATTTGTTTCAACATGCTGCTTGTTTGATGTGCACGTTGATCAGGGTGTACTTCCTACATCTTTGTGTCTGGGTTGTTGTATTTAGTTAAGTTTCCAAACATTTCCTTAATAGATTAATTTGTAAACAAATATAACCATTAATTGTTTCAAGTGTGTCTGCTTTATATGTAACCACactttttttcatatataatacTGTACAGCATTTTATCAACGCTTCATGCATTTATGCATACACTGCACAAATCAGAATGCTGGCATATATtcacagcaaaaataaaatcttacaatAGATCTCAGAATTCTTGATAGTTTTATTACAGATCCATCAGCGTTTACAGGTTACATACATAACTAAATGCTTGATTTGTACATGAATTCACCTGTTTCAACCCACTGTTTAACCCACTGTTTTCCCTGTGAGTAGGGCCAGTGCTGCGACTGTGGCTGTTGAAGGTCAGCATACTTCAATGCTGTCTCTCTTGCCTTGGTCGAGCGTTCGACGCACAGGTCAACAGAAACCCCAAATGTCTGTCCAGGCGTGATCGGCACATCAAGCAGAATAGTCTTCTCTGCGTCGACTAGCTTGGCCTGTGTGAGCCACAGATCACGTCTAGCCACTACCATAGCCGCCAGAGATCTCCCCATGGCCTTGCCTCCTTCGTGCAGGAGGTCCGTCATGTAGGCCGAGACGAGCTCCATCTCCTCCACTTCAGCTGTGGAGGGGACGCTCCCTCTGCCGCCGGGCTAGGTGTCCAAGGTATGACACCAGGATAGGTTGTGCGTTTGCCGCCCTGACCGCTAATGTCTCGGCTGCATATGCCGTTTTTAGCATGTTGTTGGTTGTACGGCACTGCTTATTCGGGCAGAGGGGTTCCTTGCCCAGTCGCGTATTGGGCTGAACCAACGTGGCAACTGCGTCTCCAATGGGGGGGAAGGCTCCCAGGCCCTTTTCTTCGGCGCCTGCAGTCGCGCACATCACGTCCACCTGATGAGACGTCGCGGGTGCGGAGGCAGGCCGTGTCCACGAGGATTGTACCATCTCAACAAAATCCTGAAATAGCAGCAAGGTCTCTGTCTTCACTGGTCTTTCCCGCATCAACGGTTCTTGGGCGTCTCCTCACAGGGGGACCAAGGGATGCTAACGGCCTCCGCTGACCTGTGCATTAGGGCCAGAAATTCAGTGTTGGGACCCAGAAAGGGCTCCACCACAGACCCTGCCTCCGCTGTCTCCCCTGTGAACGAAGGAAGCTCTGAGATATCGGAGTGAGACGCTGTGAAAGAGAGTGTCTCCTCCTGTAGGGGCGGTGGCGAGGGGCTCGGTGATGGAGGGGCCTCCTGTTGGTCTCGTGCCAACTCCATCTTAGCACACACAGTATCAAGCATTTAGCTTTGGGTGGCTAAGGCTGCTTCCATCTCTCCAACCCACGTCCCGGGGCGTCGTCGTTCGTGATGGCGAGGCAGGGACGGAGATGAGTCCACGACCCGCAACACAGGTGCTCAGCCATGGAGAACAGCACACATGCAGGATTTCACTCTGGAAAGAAGGTGCAAAGAGGCTGTTACACAGTTCATCCCTTTGGGGAGCCGGAGCCAGCTCTAGACGCGGCACTACGACAGCACCGCTTACCTGCGCGCTGCTCCGATTCCTTTCCTCGAAGGATCAAATTCTCACACAAGAGCAGCTCACTCTCgcagacacagaaagaaaacatgGCGGACTACTGTTGTGGGGAGGAGCCGAGTCACACACACGGGGGCGGGATTCCGCTCctagcagggcccctattgggcagctttggtaacGTTTTCatatgattggcaggtcagaaggctcttcctgttctgacctgccaatcatatGAAAACTTGCTACAATCACAATGCTGCAGTATGGAGAGTGTTGTGCTCATGAGGTACAGCAATATCCATTACTGTATCATTGGAAATGGAAGGACAAACCCAGAAAAGTACTGGGTGAACTTCAATGACAGCTGTCTATAAAAGATACAGTATCCATATGCAtaattaaatgcacattttaaaaggTCCCAAAATCATGGTGATGTTTACACTTCACAGCCTATGAAAAACAAGTTTTTTAAATGGCAGGGATTATAAGATGCGAGCACTGCAGGGGTGCATATGTGTATTGTCTATTCtggtttgtgttttaatgtactcTGCGatacctgtgtgtgagtgagttgcggtaagaaaactgaaaataaactaTTATATAAATGACAGGTTTTCCATTATCTCAGCCCATAATCTGATTTGGTGATACACTTCTGTGTTGATCACCCAGCGTCACCCTTTGTTAATACTGAATACACATGAAAGTCATTTCCAGAACTGTGcctaaatacaatttatttttggtggatgtgtttttcttcaagataaaacAGAGGAACCCTACAACTACCTTGATAATATCATGTATTTTTGGATGTAATCATCAAATAAATCTCCTGTGTGCCCCTCACACACAAACGGGCACATTTGCTTTTCTACAATCTCAATATTTACTATTGGTACTTGAGTACACTTGAAAGTAGATTCCCTTTTTtttaagtactgtttgaatgggagacaTTTTTACAGCTCTCATGTAGTGTATAATGCCAAATCTTTCCCGTTATTGCGAGAAATATACATAAGACAATCAGTAGTACATTTATGAAAGAAGATTGGGATGTTTGCTGATTATTTCTAATTGAATatgtgcttgtttttacatAGTCAAAGCATTGTGTTCAATGTGCGCGCAACCGCCTTTCTGTTGAACTGTGCGTGCGCGTTCGCGAGAAGATGGGGACGCATGCGTGCTTACGAGTGACGTTGACCAGGAGCTGTCCAATCACGTTTGAGCTTGAGATGTTTTGAATCGACTTTCAGCGGTTGCAGTTTTCCGTATTAGTGCTGCTGGTGAGTGGTGGTTTTATTTAGTATTAATATAACATCTTGAATTATATAGACGGAACAATATAAGTCGGATGAGTTTATTTGTTTGCCGTGTGCAGGTGGTTTAGGTAAGACTGCGTGCCGTGTTAGTACAATTCAGCGCCACATTGTTTATCTGCTTTTCGTCTAACCGAGCCTGTAATAAACACAATATCAGCGAAACACTTCATATTAAATGGATAACGATATAAACCACAATCTACTTCTGTACTCGAGTTGTTGTCTTACCTAAATGGAAGTTAAGTTTCAGTAATGCATTGATTTAACAGGAAATGTTGACACTTGTGTTGcttattgaattattattattattaaaaataacttgCAGATTTACACACATTCATGCATTATGAATGAACTATAGAGTTTGGATAAGTTTGgtcatttcaatattttttacaGATGCCAAAAACCCCAACATGTCTACCTGGAGGCGATCATTAGTCAGTGTTTCGGAGAGTGATAACCTTGATGTGAGTACATTTGTGTGACTGGACTGGATCAGAGCATTCATTCAGAGTAACTCTCAATATATCGGTCTAATTCCTTTAGCAAAGGTGGCCGGCGCTCACCAGACCTGTGTGTAAATGTTTGTTTCTAATGTTCGCAGCCCAGAGGAAAACCAGTGAGAAGGTCAACTGGAAGGACTCCATTGAAAAGCCTTCAGAATGAAGTGTTTGGCCTGCAGTTGTCCACCCCTCCATCCATGCCAACACCTGTGTTGGGCAGTCTCAGAGTCAAGGTATTCCTCGTTGGTTAACCTGTTACTATCCGTGACTTAAATTGCTGTCAATGGATCTGCTTACActgcaaaaaataatattatggaGTTATAATGATCCTCACTGGTTAGTTTCCCTTGCTTTATGCTAATATAAGTGGAATACAATCCTTTCAAAGGAGGCAGAATTGTTTAACTActgaaagattttttttcccctaccACACCTCTTAaatcttaaataaatacagttctgAAATAATACACGATTAAGTGTCTCCTGTAGAGACCCAATCTATTCATAGTGGCGATGttaatgcgtgtgtttttcgaTGTTTTTGTAGGATGAAGAGGTTAACTCGCATCACAGTTGCCCTGCTTCGAGAGGCATCTCTGTCATTGTGGATGCCAAAAAATGCACTCCCTTTAAGTCTCGCTTACTGCCTCCAACACAAGAAGGATTTCTGAAGGAGAATGTCGGTGCTTTGAAATTGATGAAAGATGACGATGCATTTTCCTTCGACATCCCTGTCCCCAGTCCCCTCTCGGGAGTGCGGACGGATGAGACCACAGCCCTCCAGCCTGATGTGACGGCTGTGCCTGAAACCATACATCCTGAAGCTGACATCCCTCAGACGGAGACAGAAAGCACTGAACACATGTCAGACACTGGTGCTGCGGGGCTGGACAATATCCCAGATGAGCCCTCGGGTGCCGGTGTGCCCGATGGAAGTGAAACCGCAACTCCTTACAATACAGAGGGTGCCGAGCGAGAAGACTACTCAAATGAGGACGGCGCGTATTCTGCTGCGTCAGTGGGTGAGGGCGTCGAAGAGCCAAACGGTGAGTGCAGTGTAGGTGACTTGGCCTTCAAAACCTTTCGTGTCGATGGAGAAGAAATCGAAATCCGACATGTCCTTGAGCATTCCAAAGCAGAAGCCCCAGAGTCCACAGAGGGACCGATTATGGAGAGCTCTTGTGTCTCAGAAGCCAGTGTCTCT
This sequence is a window from Amia ocellicauda isolate fAmiCal2 chromosome 22, fAmiCal2.hap1, whole genome shotgun sequence. Protein-coding genes within it:
- the LOC136718178 gene encoding ribosomal protein S6 kinase-related protein, which gives rise to MGADVSKHKREPLLEESSRVSGWRGLLSSVGLSLPAGLCQFGALRFTRRMIRDKKHQPALEPLLSPPSPEKTFLEWPLPGFISLFLPEFPHRSLPGKEQFQILGYIAKGSYGPILKVKDRTKQKTYAVKVLPKSEILRHGVLEQSKEEVIIQRQVRHPFLHDLQDCWQTQRHLFIMCEYCSSGDLYTYWTMIGQFGEDAVRVFAAELGSALGFLHDFGIIHRDVKMENVLLNDQGHLRLADFGLSRRLERGGRAYTICGTIQYMAPEVLSGGPYNHAADWWSLGILLFSLATGKFPVPPEPDHRSMLRQVRSCQYAMPLSFSSALALLLTELLCKNPMRRLRLLERFKKQPFFRGMTFDTQLLQKTPMDLILELKQRPDRPSRAGRGLTLDPFKTFDCDLSRTLAATDLSPTLTNIDLSRAITQGGTS